A genomic region of Trichothermofontia sichuanensis B231 contains the following coding sequences:
- a CDS encoding Npun_R1517 family heterocyst differentiation transcriptional regulator, producing the protein MSSKTSPQPPITHDLGIYECEIHLKFNLLEEGEAMTDRDQLLELLLDAFLCGADEYLEPIHIEAKASPISELAASPQMRRQLIRLRNSRGLGAGI; encoded by the coding sequence ATGTCATCTAAAACCTCCCCCCAACCTCCGATCACGCATGACCTTGGCATTTATGAGTGCGAGATCCACCTGAAGTTCAACCTGTTGGAAGAAGGGGAGGCGATGACTGATCGGGACCAACTTCTGGAACTACTCCTAGATGCCTTCCTCTGTGGGGCGGATGAGTACCTCGAACCGATCCACATTGAAGCTAAGGCATCCCCCATTAGCGAACTGGCCGCCTCTCCGCAAATGCGCCGCCAACTGATCCGCCTGCGGAACTCACGTGGCCTAGGGGCTGGAATCTAA
- a CDS encoding Gfo/Idh/MocA family protein, protein MHQSEIGVAVVGTGFGQKVHIPGLQAHPRTRVVALYHRDRETARGIAAANQVPIACQSIEEIVAQPEVQAVSIATPPFLHYEMAKTVLQAGKHLLLEKPTTLTVEEARELWQLATAQGVATAMDFEYRCVPAWQRLAELLAEGYVGQKRLIKIDWLAASRADASRAWNWYARKDQGGGALGSLGSHTFDYIAWLFGPVKRLNARLITTIAQRPDPQTGVMKPVDADDTCLITLELADGTPCQVSISAVTYQGRGHWIEVYGDRGTLILGSNNQKDYVHGFQLWGAPVGKALAELEIPKRLAFPQVFADGRIAAFMGIVDRWVAGIERGEPIVPSLREGVYSQLLMDLSHHSHTTQQWVDVPPV, encoded by the coding sequence ATGCATCAGTCTGAGATCGGGGTTGCGGTAGTCGGCACAGGTTTTGGTCAAAAAGTCCATATTCCTGGTCTTCAGGCCCATCCCCGCACACGAGTGGTTGCGTTATATCATCGAGATCGGGAAACGGCAAGGGGGATCGCCGCCGCTAATCAGGTGCCGATCGCCTGCCAGAGTATTGAAGAAATTGTGGCTCAACCAGAGGTGCAGGCGGTTAGCATTGCTACCCCGCCCTTTTTGCACTACGAAATGGCGAAGACCGTATTGCAGGCCGGGAAGCATTTATTACTGGAAAAACCAACGACTTTGACCGTGGAGGAAGCACGGGAATTATGGCAATTGGCCACCGCCCAAGGGGTGGCCACGGCGATGGATTTTGAATACCGGTGTGTCCCGGCTTGGCAGCGGTTGGCAGAACTCTTGGCGGAAGGGTATGTGGGCCAAAAACGGCTAATTAAGATCGACTGGTTGGCAGCCAGTCGCGCAGATGCGAGTCGAGCCTGGAATTGGTATGCTCGTAAGGATCAGGGGGGCGGTGCCCTGGGGTCCCTGGGATCCCATACGTTCGACTACATTGCCTGGTTATTTGGCCCGGTCAAGCGCCTGAATGCCCGTCTGATCACGACGATTGCCCAACGCCCTGATCCCCAGACGGGAGTAATGAAACCCGTGGATGCAGATGATACCTGCTTAATTACCTTGGAGTTGGCGGATGGTACTCCCTGTCAGGTATCGATTAGTGCCGTGACCTACCAGGGGCGGGGACATTGGATAGAGGTTTATGGCGATCGCGGCACCCTTATTTTGGGCAGTAACAATCAAAAAGATTATGTCCACGGGTTTCAACTGTGGGGGGCACCGGTGGGGAAAGCCTTAGCTGAGTTAGAAATTCCCAAACGTTTGGCCTTCCCCCAAGTGTTTGCCGATGGTCGGATTGCGGCGTTTATGGGCATTGTCGATCGCTGGGTAGCAGGCATCGAGCGCGGAGAACCGATCGTCCCTTCGTTGCGAGAAGGGGTTTATTCCCAACTGCTGATGGATCTGAGCCACCATTCCCACACAACCCAGCAATGGGTGGACGTTCCCCCCGTTTAA